Proteins co-encoded in one Caloenas nicobarica isolate bCalNic1 chromosome 19, bCalNic1.hap1, whole genome shotgun sequence genomic window:
- the LOC135996683 gene encoding ankyrin repeat and MYND domain-containing protein 1-like — MAVGAGRVSSRPAAEGRAAARAGGCGRCPGQGLCRGPEPRERYVGQFFMGHRHGKGSCYWPDGSKFTGGLYLGHVEGYGTLEWNDGRKFQGLYKSDERFGPGIESYPDGSQDVGLWLRDHLIKLCTEVPGYFSLLDYPAHYRYIDDNSQKQHISVEEDLFLRSYKHLPFDDKDIFPEGVFAYSRNTDHLTLSRSFLEECDAGYFQNIPKLPEEDPWPVANVTPLLVRMQVHVYKHRCCQVGFTSDVNLILSGVRGTYGPPGPKELASEQLIKKAARGDYEGVYVILRSGLVHPDIADKHGYTALAAAAVHSHNDVVNLLLDSGADVNKCSDEGLSALSMCFILFYPEESFKGNIAERSLHGYKWNEQSESSETVDVAEGAISERQKRWETIQLLLHRGADPNASWVPPHLLFFAVKAADAEAVKLLLERGARSDVRLPSKLGGLTPLHIAVSIPGQEGIQITQHLLHSAPDLNARAEDGNEIYGPDKPQAREANLTGGVTLQLKNEAGPPREYFSSYSGPVPEEGGRSALHIACEREDNSEHARDVIRLLLMHQANPNTLWSGHSPLSLAIASGNDLAVVELLEHGADPNLPLSGAVRSALCAAVSTAYEQQRTAAQRIALVDKLLEAGADILAPVPLREGQIKAVGTAVDYAYYKYYQDTRIAHTPYHILSASEQEVFQTRRSLLEHITVKLRECVILKEKEWDQEKLRRSKKLDSAVHTRVSKKKGGSLCVEEVRLPFFKYCYQCGRSVGVQLLPCARCHEVFTCSETCRRNAWNERHRQECSGSLEKSTSQAAPDASRAGLKKNVTGKKGEKGREGKDERRGGRKSKAGTGGRQRHRKKD; from the exons ATGGCGGTCGGCGCCGGGCGAGTGTCCAGTCGGCCGGCGGCTGAGGGCAGAGCGGCGGCGAGAGCGGGCGGCTGCGgccgctgccccgggcagggcctGTGCCGGGGGCCGGAGCCCCGCGAG AGATATGTGGGACAGTTCTTTATGGGCCACCGCcacgggaagggaagttgctaCTGGCCAGATGGTTCCAAATTCACAGGAGGTCTTTATCTTGGACATGTAGAAGGCTATGGGACCCTGGAATGGAACGATGGCAGAAAATTTCAG GGGCTGTACAAATCCGATGAGCGATTTGGACCGGGGATTGAGAGCTATCCCGATGGCAGTCAGGACGTTGGCTTGTGGCTCAGGGATCATTTAATTAAACTATGTACTGAAGTACctggttatttttctctcttggaTTATCCAGCACACTACAGATACATTGATGACAATTCTCAGAAGCAGCATATTTCGGTTGAGGAAGACCTGTTTCTCCGTAGCTATAAACATCTCCCTTTTGATGATAAGgatatttttcctgaaggagTCTTTGCATATTCTCGTAACACAGATCATCTCACTTTGAGTCGCTCCTTCCTGGAAGAGTGTGATGCTGGGTATTTTCAGAACATCCCAAAGCTGCCTGAGGAAGACCCTTGGCCTGTTGCAAATGTGACCCCTCTACTGGTTAGAATGCAGGTGCATGTTTATAAGCACAG gTGCTGTCAAGTGGGCTTCACTTCAGATGTCAACCTCATTCTCAGTGGAGTCCGCGGTACTTATGGGCCTCCAGGCCCCAAGGAACTTGCCTCAGAGCAACTAATAAAGAAGGCGGCAAGAGGAGACTATGAGGGGGTCTATGTGATTCTGAGGAGTGGGCTCGTTCACCCAGACATCGCTGACAAACATGGATACACagcacttgctgctgctgct GTTCACTCCCACAATGACGTTGTCAATCTTCTTCTTGATAGTGGAGCTGATGTGAATAAGTGCAGTGATGAAGGATTATCTGCCCTCTCCATgtgctttattcttttttatccAGAAGAGTCTTTTAAGGGTAATATTGCTGAGAGGAGCTTGCACGGTTACAAG tGGAATGAACAATCAGAATCCTCCGAAACAGTTGATGTGGCTGAAGGTGCAATCTCAGA AAGACAGAAGAGATGGGAAACAATCCAACTGCTGCTTCATCGAGGTGCAGATCCCAACGCATCCTGGGTCCCACCACACCTTCTGTTCTTTGCTGTTAAAGCTGCAGATGCAGAAGCAGTGAAACTCCTCTTGGAAAGGGGAGCCAGGAGTGACGTACGGCTTCCATCCAAG TTAGGGGGGTTAACTCCTCTCCACATAGCTGTCTCAATTCCTGGGCAGGAGGGGATCCAGATAACACAGCACCTCCTGCATTCTGCCCCGGATCTTAATGCGAGGGCAGAAGATGGAAATGAGATATATGGCCCAGACAAG CCCCAAGCCAGAGAAGCCAACTTGACAGGTGGTGTCACTTTGcaactgaaaaatgaagcaggACCACCACGAGAGTACTTTTCCTCCTATAGCGGTCCTGTCCCTGAAGAAGGTGGAAGGAGCGCATTGCACATTGCATGTGAAAGAGAGGATAACAGTGAG CATGCCAGAGATGTTATCCGCCTCCTTTTAATGCATCAGGCAAATCCAAACACCTTGTGGAGTGGCCATTCACCACTTTCCTTAGCAATTGCCAGTGGGAATGACTTG GCGGTGGTTGAACTCCTCGAACATGGGGCTGACCCCAATCTGCCATTAAGCGGAGCGGTAAGAAGTGCCCTGTGTGCAGCTGTGAGCACAGCATACGaacagcagagaacagcagcacagaggatTGCGTTG GTTGATAAACTGCTTGAAGCTGGCGCCGATATCCTTGCACCAGTTCCTCTTAGGGAAGGACAGATAAAAGCTGTGGGAACAGCTGTCGACTATGCCTATTATAAATATTATCAG GACACGAGAATTGCTCACACACCGTACCACATACTGtcagcatctgagcaggaggttTTTCAAACACGCCGATCGCTGCTGGAACACATTACAGTGAAGCTCCGTGAGTGTGTCATCCTGAAAGAGAAAGAGTGGGATCAAGAAAAGCTGAGAAGATCCAAGAAAT TGGATTCAGCCGTTCACACACGTGTTTCcaagaagaaaggagggagCCTTTGTGTGGAAGAAGTGAG ACTACCATTCTTCAAATACTGCTATCAGTGTGGCCGTTCGGTTGGTGTTCAGCTGTTACCGTGTGCGCGTTGTCACGAAGTCTTCACCTGCAGTGAGACTTGCAGAAGGAACGCCTGGAACGAGCGGCACAGGCAGGAGTGCTCGGGATCGCTGG